The sequence taaaaaaaggattttatttatttatctgagagagagagagtgggggagagctgtaggaacagagagagggggagaggacgAGTAGTctttgtgctgagcagggagctcaatgtgaggcggaatcccaggaccctgagatcatgacctgagctgaaaccaagagtcagaagcttaactgactgagccacccaggcaccccatatttctCTAGCCTTTTATTGCACACCTGGGAGAGATGTCTTTGGTGTATAAATACTTCTGATCTTAGCACAAAGGTTAAGAAAAATGTCACTGACCTTTAGAtgtaaagcaaaaacagaaaaaaatcattaaataatcagtgagatatggaagcaactaTATATTGCAAACAGACCTTTAATAATACCTGTGgtagttattaatttttaaatgtgaatcggggggaaaaaaggataagGTATTTCATCACTGGATTTTGACATTTTTTGGtcggttatttttaaaaaatgatacttaGAATCTTTATTTACATGTGGGTTACAGAGATATTTTTAGTCCTGCATGTGACTTACGCAACATTTTGGCTGGAGTTGCAAAAAAAGGCGAGTATTTTCCTTAAATAGGAGGTGTTTATCAAATGCCTGTATGGCAAAATTGAGGTTTTGCTTTGGTCTTGCATCTCATTCTAATTTTAACATAAACTTGTTGCTGTGCTACTTACATGGTTGTTGTGAAAATATATCAGAAATATTAGCGcagataaaaataagattaaaattattGGATAAAATAGTCCATTTATGATACCAGTTCctagctagaaaaaaaaatgaacgtaTATACTCTTAGTACAGAACATTTCAACCCtgcatttcattaaaaatctCAAGTCTTCTTAGCATGAACTATCTGATTAGGGCTTTATATCCATTCTCTCCATTCTTCTCTGACAAAGTGAGATCATTatgaaaaatgtgtttaaaataaagacattccaTCAGGATGGGGGAGAAGATTTAAGTGCCATTTAAAGAAAACCCTTCCTTTAGTGTGAAGACACCATGTTAAAAGAGTGATCCACAAATGAGCAAGTAACAAGTTGTCCTTCAGTGAAAGTTCACAGCTGAGCTAATTGGCAGACCTGGGCAAAGATGGCTGTCTTTGAAAGAGCAGGCACTGTCTTTGGTTagtgagggagggacagagttCCTGCAGTAGGTTCTATTCTTTTTAAGAGGAAATTAATTTCCTGTAATCAAATGCCGTGGATTATAGTCTTTGTCTCCTTCCCCCTTGGCCACAGAAGCAACAACAAGGCTTTTTATTCAACAACATTACATGGGCTTTTGTAAACTCAGCAGTGACATTGCATTGAAATGTTTCACCTGATACATTTTACAGATCCAGAACACAGGGTATTGCTGCTTTGAGCCTGAGAACTGTTACTTTGTCAGTGGCTCTATGTGTAAGGCTTTATtcggggaaggaaaggaaagtgacaGCAAAACACTCCCCCCATGATGCAGAAGAAATCTTGGTGATGTTTGAAAAATGGCTTTATAAAGCAGTACAGAGCTATAGCTGGTAAATGACTACCAATATTTAATAGGAACTTttgtagaaatattaaaaatagctactaaatgatatttaataatagtaaaaaacagTTTTAGTCTTGAACTGTTCAACTTCTGTATAAACACATAcccatttatatacacatacctatATGTCTGATATATATACAATCTTTAATTCATTCTGTATaatttgcaaaaaatattttgaaaattacagcATTTTTAATTCACTATAcctaaaaagtaattttttttttctgtaagacaaaggagaaaacagagattcagagaaagaaaacacaatccATAGAGAAATAGTGACCTGAGAGTCAAAGATAGGATAGATTTTTATCTCTGTacagttcttattttaaaaatccccaccaaaaaagttaattttgtaaagaaaaagagtttctccctgccccccagctcctATTCACAATTAAATCCCAGgactttttctcttcatcttttatCACTTTCAGTGCCTGACTATGCCCTGGAGAAGACATTAATGAACCCTGTAATCCATTTCTTATATCCATGGAAGAGCTTTATTTATACTTGGGAAAGACTTGAAGGAGAATTTTGCCAGTTGAAGAAAAGTAGGCTAGCCAGTCCTTTATTCATTATTATCTATTAAGTACTGAATTTTGACTTATACTCAATTTAGAAAGTctgtaaaactgagaaaaaagaattttcctaCTTCGCCTTCCCAAATTTAGTTTTGGTGGCCACCCAACCACTGCTAATGGATCAGCGATGCATATATacttatatgaataaataaacctcCAAAactattcagttttgttttagtttgtaaAGATGTGACTAAAATCATGCTTTTACAAATGAGTGAGAGAAGTCTTCAGAATGCCTGGATTATCCTGTTGTTCAATACCATATTCATTAGTGTATGAAGCGATATGATTTCTAAAGTAATACTAAGTTCAGCTATCATAATTCAGAGTCTGGAGTTAACCCTAGTGTTCTGCATGAACATCAATTTGATTGCTAAATTAATACTCTCTGATATTATAAGATAGTGtcactataattttatttaccatGCTGGCTTTATGATTTTTCACCTGACACATCAACGTGACCCTTAAGATCTACATGCAGCTTATTTGGGGCTGCACTTACAAAATCTTGTTAACAAAACTGATCTGTGATAAAGAACAGATGGAGACAAATCTCTCCCCAAGTCCTTTGATTCATAGTCCCTAGTTTTTAGTGACCACAAGGCATAGGGATTGCTACTTTTAGCAGCAGTAGACTTTTCCTAAAGCAGTAGGTGTTATTTCATTAGGCATGGAAATAGATGGTGAATGTTAATATAGCTCTCGGGAGTTCAGTGAACTCAGTAGTCACGCTGTTTTTCTCACCCTCTTTCCTACAGCTAACCCAACCCGAGCAGGCGGGAGAGAGCCATATCCAGGCTCAGCGGAAGTGATCCGAGAGTCCAGCAGCACCACGGGCATGGTGGTGGGGATAGTAGCTGCTGCCGCCCTGTGCATCCTCATCCTCCTCTATGCCATGTACAAGTACAGGAACCGGGATGAAGGCTCATACCATGTGGACGAGAGTCGAAACTACATCAGTAACTCAGCACAGTCCAATGGGGCTGTCGTAAAGGAGAAACAACCCAGCAGTGCGAAAAGCgccaacaaaaataagaaaaacaaggatAAAGAGTATTACGTCTGATCCCAAGATCTTAAAAAGACCCTTGTATAGAAATAGTCTTCATTTTATCTGAGACATAATATAAActtatttactttcctttttatgAAGCACATACAAAAGAAGACAGGGAATGCAATCAGGAAGGaaagactgtttttaaaaaataaaaagtatctcaTGCTCTtgtttctccaaaaaagaaaggaaaaaaaaaaaaaaaaaaaaaacaggggccaATAAATTCCCTAACATCCACAGTGTTTTCATTTACTCTGCCTGTCTTTATGTTGCTGGAACATTCCTAAAAGACAGTGATGACCGCACGCATTCATAAAGCAAAGGAGTATTACAACATCAAGGCACAACacaaaaacacaacacacaccacaaaaaaaaaaaaaaaaaaaaaaaaaaaaaaaaaaaagaagctaccTATGATCCTGGATTTAGCCAAAGTGCTAGCGCTTTCCTGAGAAGTCAGTTAGTCTGATTGCCAGAGAAGACTGTGTCATTTTGAATGACCCAACCTGCAAACCTTTGGGTTTGCCACCTGGCGCAACTGGAGCGGTGGTTGGAACTTGCATTTGAAACAAAGTGCTGGCTTTTTTGAAGACTCGTGTAGGAACACATTCAAAAAGCCCCTTTCTGGTTGTGAGGGAAAAAAGTCTGGAGGCCTTATTTTCAACAATGTGAAATATAAGGCACATTTCAcactaaaatttcaaaataaacaaaaaaccaagaggGCATAGATGCAATCATTGGGAAATTTTCATGCACGCTTAATATGTtattacatatgtttatataaaatccaTCTCTGTGTGCTTTCTGGACTGTGATAAGTGACGTTTTATAGCCTGTTgtatagaaaatgcaaaatatatctCTGCTCTTCAGCCATTTTTGGTAAATTCAATGTTATAAGTGTTGCTAAGTATAGGGAGTTTTACGACATCAAAGCAACaattatttcaggttttttttttttttgccaccatTATAAATTGCCACAgttacttacttttttaaaaaaaattacaatgtagTGTTTATTCTAAGGAAGATATGTATGAATGTATATAAAAAGActcagctacttttttttttctaacatgtaCAGCTTTCATTCTGTTGCAATTAAGTTTTAGTATTTGTATGAAGGTGTGAATTAGaaggtaaaatatatacatatgtatcttataatcttcttttctccccccaatACTCACATTTCCACATACTTTTATCATTTACgatcacacacacgcacacacatacacacacgcacacacacacaaccaatcCAGAGGAATCCATCAGATATGATGGAAAACCCGAGCATATATGTAACAGCAAATGTTTACTGACAAATtgaaaagcaggaaggaaggaagatagttGTGCCAAGGTATTGATGACAAAAGGGGTGATTTGCTTCATTGAGATCATGTTCTCAAGAAACCCTGAGAATATTTTAGTCCCTAATGAAATGGAACCTTTTCTTATCAAATAGAATATCACTGGTATATTGCTGCATGAATATGAACCATTATGTAAGGGAGGTTACGGAAGCAAAATTGGTTAATCTACACCTTAACCCTGGCTGCTGCAATTAAATACTTTGtttccaataaaatattatatatatatatatgtatacatatatatatatatagtctctgAACCTGATATGCATGATGAACACTTTGGAAAGTAAACATTTTCTCAACTAAGGAagtattttcagtaatttttgatTCTGTATTACTATCCatctaaaaaaatcattatttgttGATTATTGACCATATTTTAACTTCTCTGGTTTTACGTATATACCATTAAATATAGTTTTAGTTTAACACACATTAAGTAATAGAAAAGTATAGATTATACACTTGTTTTTGCATATTGTATCAATGATGTTCATagcaataaattattaatatgagCAGGCAATGCAAAGGAAAGGCATTATTAGATTGGAAGGTGATGCCTCAGTAAAAATTGGTCGCATTACTTTAACATCTCCTAAATGGATGTTATTAGATTTCATAAAAGAGAATACCTTTACAATTAGCTTTAAtcagcaaaggcaaaaaaaatgcaaaacatcttTTGTGATA comes from Mustela nigripes isolate SB6536 chromosome 7, MUSNIG.SB6536, whole genome shotgun sequence and encodes:
- the NRXN1 gene encoding neurexin-1 isoform X17, coding for MDMRWHCENSQTTDDILVASAECPSDDEDIDPCEPSSGGLANPTRAGGREPYPGSAEVIRESSSTTGMVVGIVAAAALCILILLYAMYKYRNRDEGSYHVDESRNYISNSAQSNGAVVKEKQPSSAKSANKNKKNKDKEYYV
- the NRXN1 gene encoding neurexin-1 isoform X18 — encoded protein: MDMRWHCENSQTTDDILVASAECPSDDEDIDPCEPSSANPTRAGGREPYPGSAEVIRESSSTTGMVVGIVAAAALCILILLYAMYKYRNRDEGSYHVDESRNYISNSAQSNGAVVKEKQPSSAKSANKNKKNKDKEYYV